The Oculatellaceae cyanobacterium genome contains a region encoding:
- a CDS encoding YkgJ family cysteine cluster protein, giving the protein MGTWLCVKECGACCNLDPTERPDLDQYLSPEELELYLSMVGEGGWCINFDPTKRECRIYEDRPRFCRVEADVFADLYGVESEELNEFAIECCRQQIEGVYGDRSLEMVRFNREVGI; this is encoded by the coding sequence ATGGGGACTTGGCTTTGTGTAAAGGAATGTGGAGCTTGCTGTAATCTTGACCCAACTGAGCGACCAGATTTGGATCAATATTTATCTCCAGAAGAATTGGAACTGTATTTGAGTATGGTTGGTGAAGGCGGATGGTGTATAAATTTTGACCCCACCAAGCGCGAATGCCGTATATATGAAGATCGTCCTCGCTTCTGTCGCGTAGAAGCAGATGTATTTGCAGATTTATATGGGGTTGAATCAGAGGAGTTAAACGAATTTGCGATTGAGTGTTGTCGCCAGCAAATTGAAGGAGTTTATGGCGATCGCAGTTTAGAAATGGTTCGCTTTAACCGTGAAGTAGGCATTTAA
- the ftsZ gene encoding cell division protein FtsZ yields MTLDSTLGLNRQNSDNSGNAGLSLAVNNSNPFNNSGYLGSTYDSRNTPIEESRSDNIVPSSIAKIKVIGVGGGGGNAVNRMIASDLNGVEFWTLNTDAQALSHSSAPRRLQVGQKLTRGLGAGGNPAIGQKAAEESRDDIAAALEGTDLVFITAGMGGGTGTGAAPVVAEVAKEMGALTVGVVTRPFLFEGRRRTSQAEEGIAALQGRVDTLIVIPNDKLLSVISEQTPVQEAFRVADDILRQGVQGISDIITIPGLVNVDFADVRAVMADAGSALMGIGIGSGKSRAREAAIAAISSPLLESSVEGARGVVFNITGGSDLTLHEVNAAAETIYEVVDPNANIIFGAVIDDRLQGEIRITVIATGFTGETQAAAPAARVAPPPKRSMGNLPPSTPAIDPRPPQGLDIPDFLRNRRPPR; encoded by the coding sequence ATGACGCTTGATAGTACACTAGGGCTTAACCGTCAAAATTCCGATAACTCAGGAAACGCAGGTCTTTCACTCGCCGTGAACAACTCAAATCCGTTTAATAACTCTGGGTATTTAGGCTCCACTTATGATTCTAGAAACACCCCGATAGAAGAGTCCAGGAGTGACAACATCGTGCCTAGCAGCATCGCCAAAATAAAAGTCATTGGTGTTGGTGGGGGTGGAGGCAATGCTGTAAACCGCATGATTGCCAGTGACTTGAATGGAGTTGAATTTTGGACTCTAAATACCGATGCCCAAGCTTTATCCCATTCGTCTGCTCCCAGACGCTTACAAGTAGGGCAAAAATTAACCCGTGGTCTTGGTGCGGGCGGAAATCCAGCAATTGGTCAAAAAGCTGCTGAAGAATCTCGTGATGATATTGCAGCAGCACTTGAGGGTACTGATTTAGTATTTATCACTGCTGGCATGGGAGGTGGTACTGGCACAGGCGCTGCCCCAGTGGTGGCAGAAGTAGCCAAGGAAATGGGAGCCTTAACAGTAGGCGTGGTGACACGCCCTTTTCTGTTTGAGGGTCGCCGTCGCACCAGCCAAGCCGAGGAAGGTATTGCGGCATTACAAGGACGAGTGGATACCTTAATCGTGATTCCTAACGATAAGTTACTATCGGTAATTTCGGAACAAACCCCAGTGCAAGAAGCATTTAGAGTAGCAGATGATATCCTACGCCAGGGTGTTCAAGGGATTTCAGATATTATTACTATTCCTGGTTTAGTGAACGTAGACTTTGCCGATGTCCGTGCAGTGATGGCAGATGCTGGTTCTGCACTGATGGGTATTGGGATTGGTTCTGGAAAATCAAGAGCAAGAGAAGCGGCGATCGCGGCTATTTCTTCTCCCTTACTAGAGTCTTCTGTAGAAGGAGCTAGAGGAGTTGTATTTAATATTACTGGCGGTAGCGATCTCACGCTTCACGAAGTAAATGCTGCTGCGGAAACCATTTATGAAGTTGTTGATCCCAACGCCAATATCATTTTTGGAGCGGTGATTGACGACAGGTTGCAAGGTGAAATCAGAATTACTGTAATTGCCACTGGCTTTACTGGTGAAACTCAAGCTGCTGCACCTGCTGCTAGGGTAGCGCCACCTCCGAAGCGATCAATGGGCAATCTTCCCCCTTCTACTCCAGCGATTGATCCTAGACCTCCACAGGGATTAGATATTCCTGATTTTCTTCGGAATCGGCGACCTCCTCGTTAA
- the thiD gene encoding bifunctional hydroxymethylpyrimidine kinase/phosphomethylpyrimidine kinase has product MTRTSVPVALTIAGSDSGGGAGIQADLKTFAFHRVHGTSALTCVTAQNTLGVARVDALPVDAVIAQIAAVAKDIGVQAVKTGMLLNQQIIEVVAQQIEAFNLQSLVVDPVMVSRTGAQLLDDDAVATLRNLLLPKAAIVTPNRYEAQLLTNLQINTLDEMRIAAQRIYQMGAKAVLIKGGGMEGNLRSIDIWFDGQRLETLKTSLVETQNTHGTGCTLSAAIAANLAIGKDSLSAVRQAKDYVTTALKYALNIGNGVGSLGHFFPILEL; this is encoded by the coding sequence ATGACTAGAACAAGTGTACCTGTTGCTCTGACAATTGCTGGTTCCGATAGTGGTGGAGGTGCAGGAATTCAGGCAGATTTAAAAACTTTTGCTTTTCATCGTGTACACGGTACTAGCGCGTTGACCTGTGTAACCGCTCAAAATACTTTAGGGGTAGCACGAGTAGACGCTCTACCCGTAGACGCTGTAATAGCCCAAATAGCGGCGGTAGCTAAAGATATTGGAGTACAAGCTGTTAAGACTGGAATGCTGCTAAATCAGCAGATTATTGAAGTTGTAGCCCAGCAAATAGAAGCTTTTAACTTACAATCTCTGGTTGTAGATCCTGTGATGGTATCGCGCACTGGCGCTCAACTGCTTGACGATGACGCTGTAGCAACATTGCGTAATTTGTTGCTCCCCAAAGCAGCAATTGTCACGCCCAATCGCTACGAAGCACAGCTACTTACTAATCTACAAATTAATACACTTGATGAGATGCGGATTGCTGCTCAACGTATTTACCAAATGGGGGCAAAAGCCGTGTTGATCAAGGGCGGAGGTATGGAAGGTAATCTGCGTAGTATTGATATTTGGTTTGATGGTCAACGGCTAGAAACTTTAAAAACATCATTAGTAGAAACTCAAAATACTCACGGCACTGGTTGTACACTATCTGCGGCAATCGCTGCTAATTTAGCAATAGGTAAAGATAGTTTGTCTGCTGTGCGACAAGCTAAAGATTATGTAACTACAGCACTGAAGTATGCACTTAATATTGGCAACGGTGTTGGGTCTTTAGGACATTTTTTTCCAATTTTGGAATTATAA
- a CDS encoding FtsQ-type POTRA domain-containing protein, protein MTSIYPSVSRTQLIQRRHQLRRQRQIKSLQSIWRALFLSSLAGSLIWVTAQPNWIIRKPGQIAVDGNQLLSAQAIRSLLSLTYPQSLLRLQPDILAKDLESQAAIAEATVTRKLLPPSLNIQVKEREPVAIALYPSSNLPKSNLAAQQEQSLQGKLGLLDQQGMWISMDSYKDIQQPNQLPTLKVIGFSDRLRPYWPHIYQAINHSPVKVLEIDCQNPANLIITTELGTVHLGPYSSMLSEQLNVLDRMRELPAHIKPGEMAYIDLKNPDSPSIQMTTGKI, encoded by the coding sequence ATGACTAGCATCTATCCATCAGTTTCTAGAACCCAATTAATCCAGCGTCGCCACCAGTTGCGCCGTCAACGTCAAATTAAGTCTTTGCAGTCGATTTGGCGAGCGCTGTTTCTCAGTAGTCTAGCTGGTAGTTTAATTTGGGTAACAGCGCAACCTAATTGGATCATTCGTAAGCCAGGGCAAATTGCTGTTGATGGGAATCAATTGCTCTCTGCTCAAGCCATTCGCTCACTTTTATCCCTGACATATCCTCAGTCATTGCTGCGTCTGCAGCCAGACATTTTAGCGAAAGATTTAGAGTCACAAGCCGCAATTGCTGAGGCTACCGTTACCCGCAAACTATTGCCGCCTAGCTTAAATATCCAAGTCAAAGAGCGGGAGCCAGTAGCAATCGCCCTCTACCCTAGTAGCAATTTACCCAAATCTAATTTGGCTGCCCAGCAGGAGCAATCTTTACAAGGAAAGCTAGGGTTATTGGATCAGCAAGGGATGTGGATATCTATGGATAGCTATAAAGATATTCAACAACCTAATCAGTTACCAACTTTAAAAGTTATTGGCTTTAGCGATCGCTTACGTCCATACTGGCCTCACATATACCAAGCTATCAATCATAGCCCAGTCAAGGTTTTAGAGATTGATTGCCAAAATCCAGCCAACTTAATTATTACCACCGAACTTGGAACGGTGCATTTGGGGCCTTACAGTTCCATGCTATCTGAACAACTCAACGTGCTTGATAGAATGCGAGAACTTCCAGCGCATATTAAACCTGGTGAAATGGCTTATATTGACCTGAAAAATCCTGATTCACCTTCAATTCAAATGACTACAGGCAAAATCTAA
- a CDS encoding pyridoxal phosphate-dependent aminotransferase: MKLAARVGQVTPSLTLVISAKAKAMRAEGIDICSFSAGEPDFDTPEHIKAAAKQAIDSGKTKYGPAAGEPRLREAIASKLRTDNHLDYNAKNVIVTNGGKHSLFNLMLALLDPGDEVVIPAPYWVSYPDMVKLASGKPVIVSTDAQSGYKITPDQLRQAITAQTKLFILNSPSNPTGAVYTPAEIKALAEIVVEKDILVVSDEIYEKIIYDDTQHISIGSLGAEIFARTIISNGFAKAYSMTGWRLGYLAGSAEIIKAVTTIQSHSTSNVCTFAQYGAIAAVEGSQDCVEHMRQAFAQRRQVMLERLNAIPGLITVKPDGAFYLFANISKTGMTSLEFCDALLEKEQVAVIPGIAFGADDHIRLSYATDTPTIEKGIDRLEKFVRSHL, from the coding sequence ATGAAGCTGGCAGCACGAGTTGGTCAGGTAACTCCTTCTTTAACACTGGTAATTTCCGCTAAAGCTAAGGCAATGAGGGCGGAAGGAATTGATATTTGTAGTTTCAGCGCTGGTGAACCAGATTTCGATACCCCAGAGCATATTAAAGCCGCAGCTAAACAGGCAATAGATTCTGGTAAAACGAAGTATGGGCCAGCAGCAGGTGAGCCAAGGCTACGGGAAGCCATAGCGAGTAAGCTTCGCACCGACAACCACCTAGACTACAATGCCAAAAATGTAATTGTGACTAACGGTGGCAAACATTCCTTATTTAACTTGATGCTGGCGTTGCTAGATCCAGGTGATGAGGTAGTTATCCCCGCGCCCTATTGGGTGAGTTATCCAGATATGGTCAAGCTGGCTAGTGGTAAGCCAGTGATTGTATCTACCGATGCTCAAAGTGGTTATAAAATCACTCCAGATCAACTGCGACAAGCGATTACGGCGCAAACTAAGTTATTTATCCTTAACTCTCCTTCTAACCCTACAGGGGCAGTTTATACGCCAGCAGAAATTAAAGCTTTGGCAGAGATAGTTGTTGAGAAAGATATTTTGGTGGTTTCTGATGAGATCTACGAAAAAATTATCTACGACGATACTCAGCACATCAGTATTGGGTCACTAGGGGCAGAAATTTTTGCACGTACTATCATCAGTAATGGATTTGCTAAAGCTTATTCTATGACTGGTTGGCGTTTAGGATATCTGGCAGGTTCAGCAGAGATTATTAAGGCTGTGACAACCATTCAAAGCCACAGTACCTCGAATGTTTGTACTTTTGCTCAGTATGGTGCGATCGCTGCTGTGGAAGGTTCACAAGACTGTGTAGAACATATGCGCCAAGCTTTTGCTCAAAGACGGCAGGTAATGCTAGAGCGACTTAACGCTATTCCAGGTTTAATTACTGTTAAACCTGATGGGGCATTTTATCTGTTTGCGAATATTAGCAAGACTGGTATGACATCTTTGGAGTTTTGCGATGCTTTGCTAGAAAAAGAGCAAGTTGCTGTCATTCCAGGGATTGCTTTTGGTGCTGACGATCATATCCGTCTTTCTTATGCGACGGACACGCCCACAATTGAAAAGGGGATAGATAGATTAGAGAAATTTGTGCGATCGCATTTATAG
- a CDS encoding photosystem II reaction center protein Ycf12: MEIFSALGNINWEVIAQLTMLALIVIAGPAVIFVLAAVRGNL, encoded by the coding sequence ATGGAGATTTTCAGTGCATTAGGCAATATCAACTGGGAAGTTATTGCTCAACTAACCATGCTAGCGTTGATCGTAATTGCTGGGCCTGCGGTTATCTTCGTATTGGCAGCAGTACGTGGCAACCTGTAA
- a CDS encoding TMEM165/GDT1 family protein, whose translation MKSSTLPCSLPILEITANSESVTPITTVSSLQVASTPSPKQQAKAKAGGVWGVFTSTFFTIFLAEMGDKTQLATLLMSAESQSPWLVFAGAGTALIATSLVGVLLGRWLAKCLSPKTLDASAAALLLFISVTLLWDVVKYQ comes from the coding sequence GTGAAAAGTTCCACTTTGCCTTGTAGTCTGCCTATTTTGGAAATTACGGCTAACTCTGAGTCAGTCACGCCAATTACTACAGTGTCATCTTTACAGGTGGCTTCTACTCCAAGCCCAAAGCAGCAAGCTAAGGCAAAAGCTGGTGGAGTATGGGGTGTATTTACTTCCACATTCTTCACAATTTTTCTAGCGGAAATGGGAGATAAAACCCAGTTAGCTACTTTGCTAATGAGTGCAGAATCTCAATCTCCCTGGTTAGTTTTTGCTGGTGCTGGTACTGCACTAATTGCTACAAGCTTAGTGGGTGTTCTTCTAGGACGTTGGTTAGCTAAGTGCCTTTCTCCTAAAACTTTGGATGCTTCAGCCGCAGCACTTTTACTCTTCATTTCTGTAACGTTGCTTTGGGATGTGGTGAAGTATCAATAA
- a CDS encoding TMEM165/GDT1 family protein, whose protein sequence is MDWQLLGLSFITVFVAEIGDKSQLAAIALGGSSKSPRAVFLGSVTALLLASFLGVLAGGQMATLLPARILKAIAAIGFALMAVRLLWPEQELPEDED, encoded by the coding sequence ATGGATTGGCAACTTTTAGGACTAAGTTTTATTACTGTATTTGTGGCAGAAATTGGAGATAAAAGCCAATTAGCGGCGATCGCACTGGGCGGTAGTTCCAAATCGCCCCGCGCAGTATTTTTAGGTTCAGTGACAGCACTGCTCCTAGCTAGCTTCTTGGGAGTGCTGGCGGGTGGGCAGATGGCAACTTTATTACCTGCACGTATCCTGAAAGCGATCGCTGCTATTGGGTTTGCTTTGATGGCTGTACGACTGCTATGGCCAGAGCAAGAGTTACCAGAAGACGAAGATTAA
- a CDS encoding YsnF/AvaK domain-containing protein: MSNSEHDANRDPISGEPGSHPVGTGIGAAGAGAMGAAIGGVVGGPIGAVVGSVIGSVAGGLMGKGAAEAVNPTEEDTYWQDNYASRPYVEPDTSYDAYQPAYTTGYEGFSRYADTDKTYDEVEPELQSHYEQNYASSGVPWEKAKHAARDAYLKLYEERLVADKQRVKAGEVTIGKHIETDTARVAVPVEKERVVVERITPTDAGVAVNPATVNFGSSETARIDVYEEKADIQKQAFVREEVNIRKEVEQEVVQVDEQVRREELDIDAHGQSVVDRGNKSI; encoded by the coding sequence ATGAGTAATTCAGAACATGATGCAAACCGCGATCCCATCTCTGGTGAACCAGGTTCTCATCCAGTAGGTACAGGTATTGGTGCTGCTGGTGCTGGTGCGATGGGTGCAGCAATTGGTGGTGTTGTTGGTGGCCCTATCGGAGCAGTTGTTGGTAGTGTCATCGGTTCAGTAGCTGGCGGTTTAATGGGCAAGGGTGCTGCTGAAGCAGTTAATCCTACAGAAGAAGATACTTACTGGCAAGATAACTACGCATCTCGTCCTTACGTTGAACCAGATACCAGCTATGATGCCTATCAGCCTGCCTACACTACAGGGTATGAAGGTTTCAGTCGCTATGCGGATACTGACAAAACTTATGATGAAGTTGAGCCAGAACTACAAAGTCATTATGAGCAAAATTATGCTAGTTCCGGCGTACCTTGGGAAAAGGCAAAACACGCTGCCCGCGATGCCTATCTCAAGCTTTATGAAGAGCGCCTAGTAGCAGATAAACAACGAGTCAAAGCTGGCGAAGTAACCATTGGTAAGCACATAGAAACCGATACAGCACGTGTTGCTGTCCCTGTCGAAAAAGAGAGAGTAGTTGTTGAGCGTATCACCCCAACTGATGCTGGCGTTGCTGTAAATCCTGCTACCGTCAACTTTGGTTCCTCTGAAACTGCACGCATTGATGTGTATGAAGAAAAGGCTGATATTCAAAAGCAAGCCTTTGTACGTGAAGAAGTTAATATCAGGAAAGAAGTAGAACAAGAAGTTGTTCAAGTCGATGAGCAAGTACGCCGAGAAGAGTTAGACATTGATGCTCATGGTCAATCAGTGGTTGATAGAGGTAATAAGTCTATCTAA